The genomic interval GGTGACGTGCTCGAGTGAATAATTCCGGGCATCGGAAAAGTTTTCGTTCCACTCAAAGTGATGCACCTCCGCGCCGAGCGATTCAGCGAGCGCCACGGTGCGATCGGTGGAGCCGGTGTCCACCACCACCACTTGGTGCGCAAGGTCTTTGACAGATTTAATGGCTTGGAGGATAAATTCCTCTTCGTCCTTCACAATCATACACACCGAAAGCCGCGGGGTTTCGCTGGCGGCGGGCGGTTCGGGCCACGCGATATCCGTGGTCGTGAGCGCGGGCTTTTGTTTGAGGTTGGCCTGCACTCCAACGGGCACATCCCATTTCGGGGAGAGCGCGAGCAACCGATCGAGGCACTGCAGCGCGCGCGCTTCATCGCCGGCGTCCAGCGCAATCTCGGCAAGATGCAGCCATGCCTCGGGATGGAACGGCCGACGCGCCAAACAATCCAGCGCAGCATTCCACGCCTCAAGATGTTCGCCTTGATTCAACAAATCCTGCGAAGCAACAAGGCTGCCCACCAACGCCGCGGGCGGAAGGTCGCCATCATTTTCATTGGAAACCGTTTCGCGTTGTAGTTGTTGGACGGTCTCGGCTTTCACCGTGCCATTATTTTGTGAGGGAGTTTCGGGTTCGGCGGATTCATCCGTCGGCTCGGCCAACGCTTTCAAATTACTGGCGGCGGTGGCGTTGTAAGGATCAATCTCCAGCGCGCGGCGGAAGCACGAGACGGCCAGCGCGTTGTCTTTCAATTTATGAAAACACATTCCCAGCGCGAGGGTGGACTCCACTTCTTCCGGGTTCGCCTCCAACACACGGGCGTAAAGTTTGGCGGCTTCAGGGAATTCGCCAATGCGGAATTTTGCCGTGGCCAACAGCTTGAGGCCGGTGCTGTTTTCCGGATCAATCTCGAGCAATCGGCTGACGTGTTCGTTGAAGAGATGGACGTTGCCGTCGAACAGCGCCGAAGTAGCCGCTTGCGAATGCGGCGCGGCATCGTCCGGAGTGATTTCGGTTAATCGATGATAAATCTCCGCTGCTTCTGCGTAGCGTTTCTCACGGAAGAATAGATTTCCAATCGCGTTAAGTAGCACGAGGTCATCCGGATGCGACACCAGACCTTCCTCAAGCGCCAGGCGCGTGCCCTCCACGTCGCCGGTTTCTAGCGTTTGATGCGCGTGGATGAGGATGCGTTCCACGTCAGACTCAACGGACGCCAAGGCATCGTAAGGCGAAACGCTGGATTCAGTTTCGGTTACCGTTTCCGTGGCCGGTTCGTTATCCAATTGCTCCAAATTGGTGAGGGCTAGTGCATTGTCCGGATCCAACTGCAGCACGCGCTCAAACGTTTCGCGTGCGATTTCAATTTGGCCGCCACGGAACAGGCATACGCCCATCGCGAGCAAATTGTCCGGGTTATCCGGCTCCAATGTCGCAAGTTGTGTGAATGCCACTCCCGCATCGTAATACCGTTCCTGTTCAAGATTCAGTTTGCCGAGGTAACGCAGCATCTCCGGATTGTCCGGATCAATTTCCATCGCAAGGCCGAGTGCAGATTCAAATTCGTCGGTGCGATCCGTCGCCTCCGCCGCCATCGCGAGGCGCGTGTAGGCCGCGGCGTTTCCGGGTTGCAATTCGATGAGTTTACGGAACTTCAGGCGCGCTTCTTCAAAGCGTTCCAGTTGAAACAACTGCGAGCCAAGCGCATCAATGAGTAAGGGGTTATCCGGCTCTGCGAGCACGGCCTGTTCCAGCTCGGCAATCGCGGCTTCGGGATTGCCCGCGTCCAGAAAAAAATCTGCCTGTTCCGCCGCGTTATTCGGTGTGGGTTTTTGTGGGACGACTTCCGGCGCAGCTTCAACGGCGGGCGTGACGATAGTTTCGCCTTGTTCAATCACCTGCAAATTTTCGCGTGCGAGTTGGTCTTCCGAATCAAACTCCAGCAACTGGCGGTACGTATCCGCCGCCTGATCGGTGTTGCCCGTTTTGAATTGGCAAACCGCCAGGGCGTGCAGCAAGCCCGGCGTCACCCCGCCATCGGTAGCGATGCGGCTATAAATTTTCTTGGCCGAAACGTGGTCACCCGTGAGGAATGTATAATCACCCAGCAACTGCATCGCCTCGCGGTTCTCCGGTTCTAAATCCAACGCCGTGACAAGGCACGCCTCAAACGCCTCGCGGTCGTCCGCGTGGAATGCCGCCAGCCCCAGCTGCAAATGCGCCACGACATCGTCGGGACACAACTCCGCCAGCGCGGCAAAATTAGTTCGCGCCTCGGCGAATTGGTCAGCGGCAAACTGCTTGGCGCCCAGCGCGCGCAACAGCATCGGATGACGGTCGCTCAGCTCCAGCGCCTGCTTCAGCGCGGTGATAGCGCCGGTCACATCGTTTTGTTCGTGGCACTGCTCGGCTTTATCCAGCCATTCTTCCAGCGTGCCTTCGGGTAGTTGAGGAGTTTCGTTTGTATCGTTCATTGTTGAATCTGGGGTAATGGATTCGTCGGTTTGGTTTAAATTCGTTTCGGACGTGAAATCGCCTTCGCCATAATCGGGCTGATCACCACGGGCCAACCAGTCGAGTACCTGTCGCATCCGCACTTCGGCGGTGTGATGCCGCAGCACTTTTGCGCGCGCGCGTTCTGCAATGCGCGCGGCGGCTTCGGGGTTTTTCTGCAATTTCAAAATAGCTTGTGCCAGTCCATAGGCATCTTCGCGTTTAAATAATTCAATTTCCTGCCCCGGCGCAAACAGCGCGCGCGTGCGGGCGCGGGGCGGATCCCACGAAATCACTGGCCGACCCGCCGCCATAGTTTCCACCACACGACCGGCGTAGCATTTGAAAATGGACGGCAAATTCACCTGTGCGTAACTTTGCTGCAAGCCCTCCATCCACAGATCGTTCAAGCGTCGTCGCAGTCGGCGCAGGTTCACCAGATACTCCCCCAGCCAGGCCGGCTCGGCCACGTCGTAGAGGCTCACGCGATTAAGCGAGTTAATTTGCAGCACATCAAACTGCCGCGGGAAACCGGAGCCAATTTCAGGCAAAGGCGGTTGCGTTAACAACCCCTCGTTAATGGCCGACTCGAGCAGTGCCTTCCGCTCCAAATTATAAATCGTGCCCTGGAATGCCGCCGGTCCCGGCTCGGGCAAGGCTACCGCATCGCACACCTCGCGCCACGTGACCACCGGCGGGCACCACATCGTTGGAATGCCCAGCTCCTCCGCGAGTGTTTCTGCATCGCGATCATCAAAAGTCAGCGCGTGCGTGCAATGCTGAAGCTGGCCCTTCACTTTTTCGCGCCGCCCGGCGAGATTGCCGTGTTGTTGCTCTTCCTCGGGCGTGTGCTCCAGCGATTCCATAATTACGCCCACGCGCACGTCGGTTTTGCTTTTGATCCAATCTAAAAAATCCGGGTCGTAATCGTTGTGTGTAATCCAAATCCACGCTTGATCAAATTCCTCGTGCAAAAACATATACTGCGCCTGGCCCAGCCACGAGGCGGGGTGATCCGAAGGCACACCCGCCAGCGCCGGCAGCGTTTTGAATTCCACTTCATTCGCCGCCAATCCTTCTTCTAGCGCATAAAATCCGTTGTACGACCACGCCTTGGCGTTCTGCCAATTGCCGCACTCAAATCCCACCAACAGAATTTTTTGCTTCGGTCGCGCGCCCGTCGGTCTCACCAAATGCGCCGCCCGCTCGCTATCCACGCTCACCGTTTCAGCGGCCTCCTCAGCAAAGGGGTCGGCCGCCAAAGGCAGTGCTTCCTGGCCAGGGCGTTTCACCAAATCCACTTTGTCGTACTCGCTCGAGGAATACGAACTGCACACCGACCCTTTTTGAAAACGTTTATAACGGCTTTCCAATTCATCCAAGCCCGGCACCGGTTCGCCCAGCAGTTCATTGCATTTCACCAGCAACAAAAATGCTGGCTCCAAAATAATGCTGCGTCGCGCCAATTGATCCAGCAACACCACCGCCCGCGCCGCATCGCCCGGCTCGCGCCGGTGTAGCAGTGCCCGCGCCAGTGCGTAGCGGTAATATGGAAAATCCGGATTCCATTCCACCGCCTGCTCCAGCGGCGCCACCTCGCCGGTGTATTGTCCAAGGTAATGCGCGAGCGAAGCACGGATCAGGTTGGCCAACGGCTCACTCTTCACCGCGTCGTTGCCGAGCGCCTCGGTGAGCGTGTCGAAATAGCTGCGATAATCAAAACACGTGCTGTGATAATCCCACGGCATTACATCCTCTTCGGCAAACACGCGCCAATGGTCGGCCGGTTGGGCGAGTAATTCGCGCGTAACCGCCAGCGCCTTTTCCACGCCCGCCGGATCGCCCAAATGGAATGCGTGCCGCAGCGCATTAAATCGCAACACGAGCGAATGCGGATGTTGTTCCCAGCCGTCCTTGTAAATATCCTTCGCTACTTTGTGCAGCAATTCATCTTCACGCTCGAAGGCTTCCACCATATCCAGCCGCTCGGAGCGATCCACCAAATCCGGCATATCCGCAGTGAGATAAAGATCCAATTCGCGCGCGGCATTGATGGCCGGCCCGGCGTGTTCGGTTTTGCCGTGCTGCGCTTTGGCGCGCTCGAGGTTGTGTTTGAGATGAGCGTAGTTCACTGGAGGCGGATACATCCAACCGCGCGAAGTGATGACGCGTTTTTGGTGCGGCTGTGATTCGGCGCGGCCGTCCCTTCCGCCGCGCTCCTTGGCGATGGCCGCGCGCACGGTGAGAAAGCGTAGAAATTGCGAAATGCAAAGTGATTGCGAAAATTGCGTGCGCACCATTTTTCGACCGCGTTGGGCCGCGGCCCGATATGTTTCCCAGTCACCGGTGATTTTTTGCAGATTCTCCATCAAGTCATCCCGCTCGGTGTGATACGCCACCACGCCCTCGTTTTCGCCGGCGAACAATCGCAACGCACTTTCCTCCTGCGTCAGCACCGCGCACCCCATCGCCAGCGATTCGATGCCGCGCGAGGGCATGCTGCCCGGATGCCGCACGTAAGTGAACGACGCCTTGGCGCGGGCCATCTCGGCGTAATATTCGGCCGGGGCCAGAAACCCATCGATGCGTCGGATTTGGGCGCTGTCGTCTTTGATCCATTGTTGCAGCAAGCGCGCCTTGTCCGGATGATATGGGCTGCGCATGGTGCCGGAGATAAATAAATCCACATCACGCACACAATTCTCTTCCAGAATGGGAAGGCATTTCAAATCGATGCCGAACAATTTCGGAAACGTGCAAACCGCCCCCGGCCGCAACGCCCGCGCCTTGGCCCATTCCTCCGAGCCGACAGTGATGACCTCGTCAAACGCCGGCAAAATCGGTGCGTTGTTTTGGATATGCAAATCAAGATCCGAAGTGGTGCCAAAAGAAGGGCAGGGCAGGTCGCCCAGGTCATCGGGCAGAAATTGCCACTCAATCATATGCGCAAAATAAAAGTCCGGTGTGCCTTGGATCGCATCCCGTGCGCTTAGGAATGGCTTCACCGGCCGACAATCCATGACAATGTCTCCGTGCTCATCGCGACGCGTGCGTTTCAGTCCAATCCGTTGCAGGGAAAATTTGTCATCCGAGAAATCTTTGTCCTCCCAAACCGTTTGCGCCACGACCTCAATGCGTTCCTTGCTGATGAGCCGCAACAACTCAGCCGCCTCCGGCAAATCCGATTCGCGTAAAACTTCTTTTGCCTCGTCCTCGCGCTTGGCCATCCACAACGATGCCGCAAAATAAAAACGCGCTTCGGGATCGGCCTCGTGTTCCAGTGCATCGAGGGCGAGGTCCATTCGGCCCACCAAACCCAATGCCGCAGCTTGACGCCACCCAGCAATGCCTTGATCGCCAGCAGCACCGCAGAAATTGCCCGCACGGAACCAGTCCGCAGCAGGCCCGAGGTCAACGGGTGGCAGCGAGTAATGACCCGCCTCCCTGGGGGGGGATTGCTTTGCAACATCCATGTCACCACCACAGCAGCAATTTCCGGGCCAACTTTACGGGCTCAAATGGGTAAAAATGGGAAAAGCCGGAAAAATCAGATTAATTCACGATAACACTGAAATACAGTGAAAAATTCAAATAGTTAACGATAACTATAAATTGAGCGCTGCTTCTAGGGTGCTCGAAAAGTTGCTATTCGGGGTGGGTTTGAGCGTTTTGGGCAGGGCTTGAATTGGTAGGATGGCGTTTTCATCAATGGGTTTTCCCAATCGATTGGCTAATTGCTTTTTGGCGATGGGATTATTGGGGAAGCATCGATTGAGTTCGCGGAATTCCCGAATGACGTCCTCTTCGTTTCCAGTTTCCAATGCGCCTTGGGCGGTTGCTAAAAGAATTTGTTCCAATTCCGATGCGTTGGGTTTTACGCAAGGTTGTGATTGCGGACCGCCGGCGGCCTCGATATTGAGCGCCATATTGCGGGCCTGATTTTGCACCATTGTGCGGTAAAAATCGCTGGCGATAAAATCAAAGTTGATGCGCCGATCTGTGTCCCAGCGATCCGATTCGCGCGTGTCCACTTCATCGTGTAGCACGCGGTACACTTGGGGCTGATCCAAAAAGCGCGTGCGATTAAGTCCGTGATCTTCATAGAGATACCATTGGATGACCAATGACCACGCATCGGTAAAGGACACGTGGCCGAGTCCGCCACAAATTTCCAGCATCTTTCGGCTCCAAAACGGTCCTTCATCGATGATCGCCAAGGCATCCATGTGGTCCAGATGGTAGTGCGGGTAAAAGGGTTGCTCTTGAAAGTGCGGCCGATAAAAGCACGGGTGCGGTCGTTGATGGATCATATAAATGCCATCGTCAAAATGGGTGGTTTCCGCAAGCACGGTGGTGTCCCAGTTGGGTTGGGTGACCACGAAATCATCCGCGAATGCGCCCATCACAACGGAGCGATCATCGGCCAACATCATGGCGCGGGTGTAGCCGATGTGGATATCGATGTATCCGCGCCCTCGCGGCTCGACAATGTGTTTCACTGCGAAAGGATAATTTTTCAATTGCGGGAGATAGTCCGGCACCTTGGGATCACACGTGTCGAACTTCACGAGCACTTCAAAATTATTGTGATCGGCGCTGTAGTCGACCAAGCTTTGCAGCAGGTTGGGCAAGCCCCAGTTGGGGTTGCCCTCAATGCGGGAAGTGATGAGAAGGCTGATCATGCTTGTATGGTGTTTAGGGTTCGTTTGTTGAGCAAGTCGCCCAGTTTTTCGCGGGCGGTATTTCGGCTGGCGGATTTGTAACGGGCGTGGGTGCGCGCCCACTCGCCGTCGCGTTCATAATTCCATTGGCGCATCACGCCGCCCAATTCCTCGTGGAATTTCAGCGCCACATCGCCACTAAATTGATTAGCCCAGTCGCCGGAAATGCCTTTGCGGAACAGGTATTGGGAGCGCACGGTTTCACCCGATTGGCCACGCCGACGTTGAGTGACATTTTCAAAACTATGTCGCGCACACGATTCCTGTAGCGCGGCATCGGTGGCCGGCACTTCGGCAAAATCCAAAATATGGCGAAGCCCGATTGGAATGTTGCGTTTTAATTGTTCAAAAGTGATGTTCAAAATGTTTGTTTGTTCGAGTGCCCGCCAGGAATTCGCATCGTCAAACATATCGCCGAAATTGGATTCAACATATTCAATATACAATTCATTTTCCGTTTTGCCTTCGTGCAAATCTCGGTGAATGATATCTTTCACGTGCGACACCAGCACATCGCGCGGGTCGCGAGTGAGGCAGATAAATCGAAAATCATCCCGCGCCACAAAATCGCCAAACAGTTCCGGGCCGCTGTGAGTCCAGTGGAATGCGCGTTTGCCATCGGCCACATCCGCCTTAAATTGTTCCAGCTCCGAAGGGCCGGAGAAAAATTTGCAGCCCGCCATCTGCGCGAACTCTTCCAGCACCGGCATTACAATGGATGCCCCGGCGTTGGGTAGATTGTAAAAGACAACGTGTTTCATAAATTTAATCTTTCAATTGCGCGGCCCACAAGCGAGTGGTGTAGCCGACGGCCAACACTTTGCCGTGTGCCCCCGTGATGGCTTCGATGCCGCCGATGATGCCGTCGAACGCTTCGCCCGCTTGGCGTTGTAGCGTGCCGTGCGAGCGCCACGCTTCCACGTACGCCTCTGCCGGAACCCGCGCCACATACGAGGCTTCGATGAACATCGGCTCTTTAAAAATACCGCTTTCGCGAATGACTTCCGTTTGATCTTCACGCCGCGAGCCGTAGCCGTAGCCGTCGATGCGACTCTTGATGTAATCCTCCACCTCGGCTTGAAGTGAGTGGTTCAAATCACGGTGGTTCCACAGACACGCAAACCATCCGCCGGGGTGCAGAATGCGTTGCGTTTCGCGCAGGGCGGCTGGGCGGTCGGTGGTATTAAATGAAGAACCAAAGGTGACTGCGTCAAAGGCATTATTCGGCTGGCCGGTGGCTTCGCCGGTGCCCACGTGCCATTGCACGGGTTTATTGGCGGTGACGCTCATTCCCACCGCGCGCATCGCGTCGTTGGGTTCCACAGCGGCGACATTGCAACCGCGAGCCACGAGCAATTTGGTGAGGTGCGCAGAGCCCGCGCCCACATCGCACACGGCGGCATTCGCGCGCAGCTCGGCGAGGTCACAAAAACGCACTACCGCTTCCACGGCATAATCCGGCCGATTCAAATAATGCGGCGCCAGTTTGGTATAGTCCCATTTTGTTTTCATTTTTGTATGGTCAGGATTCAGGGTTAGTTTACGTGATTTGTAATTGTGGGGTTTGGGCCGGGGTTTCGTATTTCAAATTATGTCCGTTTCCCTGCAGATGCCGGGCTAATTGCCGGTGAGCTTCTGCTTCGCCGTCCATATGAAGATTGGTGAAGGCGTCAGCGAGCCGGTTGTGGTTGCCGATATCCCACGGGTTAAGTTCGACCGCGAGAAAGAGTGGGGAAAGTGATTCCGCGTGGCGTCCGAGCAGCATTTCCAACTGGCCCAACGCACTGACCACCCCTTCGTGGTCGGGTGATTCACTGAAGCCCTGTTGCAGTTGGTCCCGTGCGGTGGTGGCGGTGGAAGGTGCGAGAAATGCCTGGCTGCGTTCGAGGGCCGCATCGCCCAGATGCATATGGTGTTGCGTCCGCTGGTGCCAATGGGTGGCATCGCCTTCAAGGTTGCCGTGTGCGCCGCGCGGG from Limisphaerales bacterium carries:
- a CDS encoding tetratricopeptide repeat protein — its product is MDVAKQSPPREAGHYSLPPVDLGPAADWFRAGNFCGAAGDQGIAGWRQAAALGLVGRMDLALDALEHEADPEARFYFAASLWMAKREDEAKEVLRESDLPEAAELLRLISKERIEVVAQTVWEDKDFSDDKFSLQRIGLKRTRRDEHGDIVMDCRPVKPFLSARDAIQGTPDFYFAHMIEWQFLPDDLGDLPCPSFGTTSDLDLHIQNNAPILPAFDEVITVGSEEWAKARALRPGAVCTFPKLFGIDLKCLPILEENCVRDVDLFISGTMRSPYHPDKARLLQQWIKDDSAQIRRIDGFLAPAEYYAEMARAKASFTYVRHPGSMPSRGIESLAMGCAVLTQEESALRLFAGENEGVVAYHTERDDLMENLQKITGDWETYRAAAQRGRKMVRTQFSQSLCISQFLRFLTVRAAIAKERGGRDGRAESQPHQKRVITSRGWMYPPPVNYAHLKHNLERAKAQHGKTEHAGPAINAARELDLYLTADMPDLVDRSERLDMVEAFEREDELLHKVAKDIYKDGWEQHPHSLVLRFNALRHAFHLGDPAGVEKALAVTRELLAQPADHWRVFAEEDVMPWDYHSTCFDYRSYFDTLTEALGNDAVKSEPLANLIRASLAHYLGQYTGEVAPLEQAVEWNPDFPYYRYALARALLHRREPGDAARAVVLLDQLARRSIILEPAFLLLVKCNELLGEPVPGLDELESRYKRFQKGSVCSSYSSSEYDKVDLVKRPGQEALPLAADPFAEEAAETVSVDSERAAHLVRPTGARPKQKILLVGFECGNWQNAKAWSYNGFYALEEGLAANEVEFKTLPALAGVPSDHPASWLGQAQYMFLHEEFDQAWIWITHNDYDPDFLDWIKSKTDVRVGVIMESLEHTPEEEQQHGNLAGRREKVKGQLQHCTHALTFDDRDAETLAEELGIPTMWCPPVVTWREVCDAVALPEPGPAAFQGTIYNLERKALLESAINEGLLTQPPLPEIGSGFPRQFDVLQINSLNRVSLYDVAEPAWLGEYLVNLRRLRRRLNDLWMEGLQQSYAQVNLPSIFKCYAGRVVETMAAGRPVISWDPPRARTRALFAPGQEIELFKREDAYGLAQAILKLQKNPEAAARIAERARAKVLRHHTAEVRMRQVLDWLARGDQPDYGEGDFTSETNLNQTDESITPDSTMNDTNETPQLPEGTLEEWLDKAEQCHEQNDVTGAITALKQALELSDRHPMLLRALGAKQFAADQFAEARTNFAALAELCPDDVVAHLQLGLAAFHADDREAFEACLVTALDLEPENREAMQLLGDYTFLTGDHVSAKKIYSRIATDGGVTPGLLHALAVCQFKTGNTDQAADTYRQLLEFDSEDQLARENLQVIEQGETIVTPAVEAAPEVVPQKPTPNNAAEQADFFLDAGNPEAAIAELEQAVLAEPDNPLLIDALGSQLFQLERFEEARLKFRKLIELQPGNAAAYTRLAMAAEATDRTDEFESALGLAMEIDPDNPEMLRYLGKLNLEQERYYDAGVAFTQLATLEPDNPDNLLAMGVCLFRGGQIEIARETFERVLQLDPDNALALTNLEQLDNEPATETVTETESSVSPYDALASVESDVERILIHAHQTLETGDVEGTRLALEEGLVSHPDDLVLLNAIGNLFFREKRYAEAAEIYHRLTEITPDDAAPHSQAATSALFDGNVHLFNEHVSRLLEIDPENSTGLKLLATAKFRIGEFPEAAKLYARVLEANPEEVESTLALGMCFHKLKDNALAVSCFRRALEIDPYNATAASNLKALAEPTDESAEPETPSQNNGTVKAETVQQLQRETVSNENDGDLPPAALVGSLVASQDLLNQGEHLEAWNAALDCLARRPFHPEAWLHLAEIALDAGDEARALQCLDRLLALSPKWDVPVGVQANLKQKPALTTTDIAWPEPPAASETPRLSVCMIVKDEEEFILQAIKSVKDLAHQVVVVDTGSTDRTVALAESLGAEVHHFEWNENFSDARNYSLEHVTGDWVLILDADEILDPEGNDDLARDLYSENQLGFRIPLANFMRAEDQTLQQTGDGVTYVPRLFRNAPGLHFVGRVHEQIFSSIIVRQGHWGMDSGIGRTRLLHFGYDPSVKLSRDKVKRNLRLLDKAVEEMPDEPALLMNYALDLFNDGRIEEALTQNRHAMEVLSQHEPQHVMPEVRERLVSMFCFHLLQAEKYDELLEVAHSQLSKDCGPTASIHYVAALGLIKQGRHAEAIPELHACIEKSEEQTFTPRFRGVEAHGPYHLLADSLAETGDADGATEAFQKALEISPDAAGVRHGLGTFLVKNDRAEEAVQLLFAAIEKDVMTPTLWSLGCNIVNGHLNDTEIALHWTDCAAQDHPEHPEISKQRGIALLTAGQFENALPLFEGLPKHPANEAARLLCRFVLGQPARLTDADHEKAVSLALVEWTRRLLERGHEAPIQKLTENLKTLTATLPTAGQVLSEAALVS
- a CDS encoding class I SAM-dependent methyltransferase; its protein translation is MKTKWDYTKLAPHYLNRPDYAVEAVVRFCDLAELRANAAVCDVGAGSAHLTKLLVARGCNVAAVEPNDAMRAVGMSVTANKPVQWHVGTGEATGQPNNAFDAVTFGSSFNTTDRPAALRETQRILHPGGWFACLWNHRDLNHSLQAEVEDYIKSRIDGYGYGSRREDQTEVIRESGIFKEPMFIEASYVARVPAEAYVEAWRSHGTLQRQAGEAFDGIIGGIEAITGAHGKVLAVGYTTRLWAAQLKD
- a CDS encoding sulfotransferase domain-containing protein — encoded protein: MKHVVFYNLPNAGASIVMPVLEEFAQMAGCKFFSGPSELEQFKADVADGKRAFHWTHSGPELFGDFVARDDFRFICLTRDPRDVLVSHVKDIIHRDLHEGKTENELYIEYVESNFGDMFDDANSWRALEQTNILNITFEQLKRNIPIGLRHILDFAEVPATDAALQESCARHSFENVTQRRRGQSGETVRSQYLFRKGISGDWANQFSGDVALKFHEELGGVMRQWNYERDGEWARTHARYKSASRNTAREKLGDLLNKRTLNTIQA